One genomic segment of Stenotrophomonas sp. 704A1 includes these proteins:
- the guaB gene encoding IMP dehydrogenase: MLRIQAEALTYDDVSLVPAHSTILPKDVNLETRLTRDLRLKLPILSAAMDTVTEARLAIAMAQLGGMGIIHKNLSLEQQAAEVAKVKKFEAGVIRDPITVGPETTIRDVLALTQAHNISGVPVVGSDGLLAGIVTHRDMRFETELDDPVRHIMTKKDRLITVKEGAASDEVLQLLHRNRIEKVLVVNDDFALRGLITVKDIQKNTDFPNAAKDLSTRLLVGAAVGVGGDTDRRVEALVAAGVDVIVVDTAHGHSQGVLDRVSWVKKNFPNVQVIGGNICTGEAALALLDSGADAVKVGIGPGSICTTRVVAGVGVPQVTAIDLVAEALQDRIPLIADGGIRYSGDIGKALAAGASTIMVGGLLAGTEESPGETELYQGRSYKSYRGMGSLAAMEKGSKDRYFQDAASADKLVPEGIEGRVPYRGPVGGIIHQLMGGLRATMGYVGCATIDDMRSKPKFVKISGAGQRESHVHDVTITKEPPNYRS, encoded by the coding sequence ATGCTGCGCATCCAGGCTGAAGCTCTCACCTACGACGACGTCTCGCTCGTCCCCGCTCATTCGACCATCCTGCCCAAGGACGTCAACCTCGAAACGCGGTTGACCCGCGACCTGCGGTTGAAGCTTCCGATCCTTTCCGCGGCCATGGATACGGTCACCGAAGCGCGCCTGGCCATCGCCATGGCCCAGCTGGGCGGCATGGGCATCATCCACAAGAATCTCAGCCTGGAACAGCAGGCCGCGGAAGTGGCCAAGGTCAAGAAGTTCGAGGCCGGCGTCATCCGCGACCCGATCACCGTCGGCCCGGAAACCACCATCCGCGACGTGCTGGCCCTGACCCAGGCGCACAACATCTCCGGCGTGCCGGTGGTGGGCAGCGACGGCCTGCTGGCCGGCATCGTGACCCATCGCGACATGCGCTTCGAGACCGAGCTGGACGATCCGGTCCGCCACATCATGACCAAGAAGGATCGCCTGATCACGGTCAAGGAAGGCGCCGCCTCTGACGAAGTGCTGCAGCTGCTGCACCGCAACCGCATCGAAAAGGTGCTGGTGGTCAACGATGATTTCGCCCTGCGTGGCCTGATCACCGTCAAGGACATCCAGAAGAACACCGACTTCCCGAACGCTGCCAAGGACCTGTCGACCCGCCTGCTGGTCGGCGCTGCCGTCGGCGTCGGTGGCGACACCGATCGCCGCGTGGAAGCGCTGGTCGCCGCCGGCGTGGACGTGATCGTGGTTGATACCGCGCACGGCCACTCGCAGGGCGTGCTGGACCGCGTCAGCTGGGTCAAGAAGAACTTCCCGAACGTGCAGGTCATCGGTGGCAACATCTGCACCGGCGAAGCCGCACTGGCGCTGCTGGACAGCGGCGCGGACGCGGTCAAGGTCGGCATCGGCCCGGGCTCGATCTGCACCACCCGCGTCGTCGCCGGCGTCGGCGTGCCGCAGGTCACCGCCATTGACCTGGTGGCCGAAGCGCTGCAGGACCGCATCCCGCTGATCGCCGACGGTGGCATCCGTTACTCGGGTGACATCGGCAAGGCGCTGGCCGCCGGTGCCTCGACCATCATGGTCGGTGGCCTGCTGGCCGGTACCGAGGAATCGCCGGGCGAGACCGAGCTGTACCAGGGCCGTTCGTACAAGAGCTACCGCGGCATGGGTTCGCTGGCTGCCATGGAGAAGGGGTCGAAGGACCGCTACTTCCAGGACGCCGCCAGCGCCGACAAGCTGGTGCCGGAAGGCATCGAAGGCCGCGTGCCGTACCGCGGCCCGGTGGGCGGCATCATCCACCAGCTGATGGGCGGCCTGCGCGCCACCATGGGCTACGTGGGCTGCGCCACCATCGACGACATGCGCAGCAAGCCCAAGTTCGTGAAGATCAGCGGCGCCGGCCAGCGCGAGAGCCACGTCCACGACGTGACGATCACCAAAGAGCCGCCGAACTACCGCTCCTGA
- a CDS encoding GNAT family N-acetyltransferase, with product MSQNNALIYEKFKNIDLSDSFFDSLKQDYKEFSDWFKRKSDEHAYIFRRDRRSIDGFLYLKVEDEALEDVSPPMPSARRIKIGTFKLNAQGTKLGERFLKKVFDHATHCGINLIYVTVFSKHVQLLRLFERHGFVRVAEKTTSNGIELVLQKDFSAQYVDPLVSYPCIPSNGNRKYLLSLLPEWHTRLLPDSILRNESGDLVKDVSHTNSIHKVYLTAMRGTELLMPKDVLVIYRTSPTSGRARFESVATSVGVVEESRHIDSFESKGEFKKYCSPYSIFTDAELERFWSQRKYPNIFKFTYNVAFAKRPNRARLIEEVGLDEDKYWGFMRLSTAEFRHIARLGEIDESLIVNQA from the coding sequence ATGTCTCAGAATAACGCGCTGATTTACGAGAAGTTTAAGAATATTGATTTGTCAGACTCCTTCTTTGACAGCCTCAAGCAAGACTATAAAGAATTTTCAGACTGGTTCAAGAGAAAATCCGACGAGCACGCCTATATCTTTAGGCGCGATCGTCGGTCCATCGATGGTTTTCTGTATCTGAAGGTTGAGGATGAGGCGCTCGAAGATGTTTCTCCTCCAATGCCATCGGCACGGAGGATAAAAATTGGGACTTTTAAATTAAATGCGCAGGGAACAAAGCTTGGTGAGCGATTCCTGAAGAAGGTTTTCGATCACGCAACTCACTGCGGAATTAATCTTATTTATGTAACTGTATTCTCCAAACATGTACAATTGCTGCGCCTTTTTGAGCGCCATGGCTTCGTCAGGGTTGCAGAAAAAACTACATCTAATGGTATTGAGCTTGTGCTGCAGAAGGATTTTTCAGCTCAGTATGTTGACCCGCTAGTTAGCTACCCATGCATTCCCTCTAACGGGAATCGTAAGTACTTGCTTTCACTCCTGCCTGAATGGCACACGAGGCTGCTCCCTGACTCTATCTTAAGAAATGAGAGTGGCGACCTCGTTAAGGATGTATCTCACACAAATAGTATTCATAAGGTATACCTCACGGCTATGAGGGGTACCGAGCTCTTGATGCCTAAGGACGTCTTGGTGATATATCGGACATCGCCCACATCGGGTCGCGCAAGGTTTGAATCCGTGGCAACCTCGGTCGGTGTCGTTGAGGAGTCAAGGCACATTGATAGCTTTGAATCTAAAGGCGAGTTTAAGAAATACTGTAGTCCTTACAGTATATTCACGGATGCGGAGCTTGAGAGATTCTGGAGTCAGAGGAAGTATCCGAATATTTTCAAGTTCACTTACAATGTGGCGTTCGCAAAACGCCCCAATCGTGCTCGCCTCATCGAAGAGGTTGGGCTGGATGAAGATAAATATTGGGGCTTCATGCGGCTCAGTACTGCAGAGTTCCGCCACATTGCCCGACTAGGCGAAATCGATGAAAGTCTTATTGTCAATCAAGCCTGA
- a CDS encoding SRPBCC family protein, protein MSAESTRFIHVIYIASTPQKVFEAITRPEIARTYWGHENVSDWKPGSRWQHVRANETRSVELVGEVVESTPPSRLVITWAGASQADDPAAYSRVTFEIVPYQDMVRLTVTHDQLQPGSGMDTGIRQGWPIVLSSLKSLLETGKGLDVFAKPQ, encoded by the coding sequence ATGTCCGCAGAGTCCACCCGCTTCATCCACGTGATCTACATTGCCTCCACCCCACAGAAGGTGTTCGAAGCCATCACCCGCCCCGAGATTGCCCGCACCTACTGGGGCCACGAAAACGTCTCCGACTGGAAACCCGGCTCGCGCTGGCAGCATGTGCGCGCCAACGAAACGCGCTCGGTCGAACTGGTCGGCGAAGTGGTGGAAAGCACCCCGCCCTCGCGGCTGGTGATCACCTGGGCCGGCGCCTCGCAGGCCGATGATCCGGCCGCCTACAGCCGCGTCACCTTCGAGATCGTGCCCTACCAGGATATGGTGCGGCTGACCGTCACCCACGACCAGCTGCAACCGGGCAGCGGCATGGATACCGGCATCCGCCAGGGCTGGCCGATCGTGCTGTCCAGCCTGAAGTCGTTGTTGGAGACGGGCAAGGGGCTGGATGTGTTTGCCAAGCCGCAGTAG
- a CDS encoding type 1 glutamine amidotransferase domain-containing protein: MNLMTRLAAALALTLAATGAHAANVLVVLSDENHLDLKDGKVLSTGFYLNELMQPVKLLLDAGHEVTFATPQGRVPTVDASSVTPAYFGNDAAQLTLHKDLLEKLALTSPTASPVVSLARVEQLGYARFDAVYIPGGHAPMQDLLKSPALGRLLADFHQRNKTTALVCHGPIALLSTLPDAAGFVAKLEAGATPATPKWIYSGYQMTVISNQEEEQAKPLLAGGEMKFYPQTALQRAGAKFSSNTTPWTGHVVVDRELITGQNPASALEVGQRLVERLK; this comes from the coding sequence ATGAACCTGATGACCCGGCTGGCCGCAGCGCTGGCCCTGACCCTGGCCGCCACCGGTGCGCATGCCGCCAACGTGCTGGTGGTGCTGTCCGACGAAAACCACCTGGACCTGAAGGACGGCAAGGTCCTGTCCACCGGCTTCTATCTCAACGAGCTGATGCAGCCGGTCAAGCTGCTGCTGGACGCCGGCCACGAGGTGACCTTCGCCACGCCGCAGGGGCGGGTGCCGACGGTGGATGCGTCCTCGGTGACGCCGGCGTACTTCGGCAACGATGCCGCGCAGCTGACGCTGCACAAGGATCTGCTGGAAAAACTGGCGCTGACCTCGCCGACGGCCTCGCCGGTGGTCAGCCTGGCGCGCGTCGAGCAGCTGGGTTACGCGCGTTTCGATGCGGTCTACATTCCCGGTGGCCACGCGCCGATGCAGGACCTGCTGAAGAGCCCGGCGCTGGGCCGGTTGCTGGCCGACTTCCATCAGCGCAACAAGACCACCGCGCTGGTCTGCCACGGGCCGATCGCGCTGCTGTCCACGCTGCCGGATGCGGCGGGTTTCGTGGCAAAACTGGAGGCGGGTGCGACGCCTGCCACGCCGAAGTGGATCTACAGCGGCTACCAGATGACGGTGATCAGCAACCAGGAAGAAGAGCAGGCCAAGCCGCTGCTGGCCGGCGGCGAGATGAAGTTCTACCCGCAGACCGCGCTGCAGCGGGCGGGGGCGAAGTTCAGCAGCAACACCACGCCGTGGACCGGGCATGTGGTGGTGGACCGCGAGCTGATTACCGGGCAGAACCCGGCCTCGGCGCTGGAGGTGGGGCAGCGGCTGGTGGAGCGGTTGAAGTAA
- a CDS encoding 3-hydroxybutyrate dehydrogenase — translation MFSGKVAVVTGSTSGIGLGIATALARQGADIVLNGFGDAQEIERIRTNLETEFGVRVAHDGADLSRGEAVREMIAHAVAKMGRIDILVNNAGIQHTASIEEFPVEKWDAILALNLSAVFHATAAALPHMKQQGAGRIINIASVHGLVGSVNKSAYVAAKHGVVGFTKVTALENAGTGITANAICPGWVRTALVEQQITALAEKDGTDQEAAARALLAEKQPSLQFVTPEQLGEMVVFLASDAAAQITGTALPVDGGWTAR, via the coding sequence ATGTTCAGTGGAAAGGTCGCGGTGGTCACCGGCTCCACCAGCGGTATCGGTCTTGGCATCGCTACGGCCTTGGCGCGCCAGGGCGCCGACATCGTGCTGAATGGATTCGGCGATGCGCAGGAGATCGAACGCATCCGTACCAACCTGGAAACCGAGTTCGGTGTTCGCGTGGCGCATGACGGCGCCGATCTCTCCCGCGGCGAAGCGGTGCGCGAAATGATCGCCCACGCCGTCGCGAAGATGGGGCGCATCGACATCCTGGTGAACAATGCCGGCATCCAGCACACCGCCTCGATCGAGGAATTTCCTGTCGAGAAGTGGGATGCGATCCTGGCGCTTAATCTGTCGGCGGTGTTCCATGCAACGGCGGCGGCCTTGCCCCATATGAAGCAGCAAGGCGCCGGCCGCATCATCAATATCGCCTCGGTGCACGGCTTGGTCGGCTCGGTGAACAAGTCGGCCTACGTGGCGGCCAAGCATGGGGTAGTGGGCTTCACCAAGGTAACGGCGCTGGAGAACGCAGGCACGGGCATCACCGCCAATGCCATCTGCCCGGGTTGGGTGCGTACGGCGCTGGTCGAGCAACAGATCACCGCGTTGGCAGAGAAGGACGGCACGGATCAGGAAGCTGCGGCCCGCGCGCTGCTGGCTGAAAAGCAGCCCTCGTTGCAGTTCGTGACGCCTGAGCAGCTGGGCGAGATGGTGGTGTTCCTGGCGTCGGATGCCGCCGCGCAGATCACCGGCACGGCGCTGCCGGTCGATGGGGGCTGGACTGCCCGCTAG
- the guaA gene encoding glutamine-hydrolyzing GMP synthase, giving the protein MTNIHNDKILILDFGAQYTQLIARRIRELGVYCEIWAWDHNPAEIAGFGAKGIILSGGPESTTLPGAPAAPQEVFDSGLPIFGICYGMQTLAAQLGGATEAADQREFGHAEVNVINPDALFKGLSDHGGEPKLNVWMSHGDHVSVAPPGFTITATTDRIPVAAMANEEKRWYGVQFHPEVTHTLQGQALLRRFVVDVCGCQTLWTAANIIDDQIARVREQVGDDEVILGLSGGVDSSVVAALLHKAIGEKLTCVFVDTGLLRWQEGDQVMAMFAEHMGVKVVRVNAADRYFAALEGVSDPEAKRKIIGNLFVQIFDEESNKLSNAKWLAQGTIYPDVIESAGSKTGKAHVIKSHHNVGGLPEHMKLGLVEPLRELFKDEVRRLGVELGLPRTMVYRHPFPGPGLGVRILGEVKREYAELLAKADAIFIDELRKADLYDKTSQAFAVFLPVKSVGVVGDARAYEWVIALRAVETIDFMTAHWAHLPYEFLGTVSNRIINELRGVSRVVYDISGKPPATIEWE; this is encoded by the coding sequence ATGACCAACATCCATAACGACAAGATCCTGATCCTCGATTTCGGCGCGCAGTACACGCAGCTGATCGCCCGCCGCATCCGCGAGCTGGGCGTCTACTGCGAAATCTGGGCCTGGGACCACAACCCGGCCGAGATCGCCGGCTTTGGCGCCAAGGGCATCATCCTGTCCGGTGGCCCGGAATCGACCACGCTGCCGGGCGCCCCGGCCGCGCCGCAGGAAGTGTTCGACAGCGGCCTGCCGATCTTCGGCATCTGCTACGGCATGCAGACCCTGGCCGCGCAGCTGGGCGGTGCCACCGAAGCGGCTGACCAGCGTGAGTTCGGCCACGCCGAAGTGAACGTGATCAACCCCGATGCGCTGTTCAAGGGCCTGAGCGACCACGGCGGCGAGCCGAAGCTGAATGTCTGGATGAGCCACGGCGACCACGTTTCCGTTGCGCCGCCGGGCTTCACCATCACCGCCACCACCGACCGCATTCCGGTGGCCGCCATGGCCAACGAAGAAAAGCGCTGGTACGGCGTGCAGTTCCACCCGGAAGTGACCCACACCCTGCAGGGCCAGGCGCTGCTGCGCCGCTTCGTGGTGGACGTGTGCGGCTGCCAGACCCTGTGGACGGCCGCCAACATCATCGACGACCAGATCGCCCGCGTGCGCGAACAGGTGGGCGATGACGAAGTGATCCTGGGCCTGTCCGGCGGCGTTGATTCCTCCGTCGTGGCCGCGCTGCTGCACAAGGCCATCGGCGAGAAGCTGACCTGCGTGTTCGTGGACACCGGCCTGCTGCGCTGGCAGGAAGGCGACCAGGTGATGGCGATGTTCGCCGAGCACATGGGCGTGAAGGTGGTGCGCGTGAACGCCGCCGACCGTTACTTCGCCGCCCTGGAAGGTGTGAGCGACCCAGAAGCCAAGCGCAAGATCATCGGCAACCTGTTCGTTCAGATCTTCGACGAAGAGTCGAACAAGCTGAGCAACGCCAAGTGGCTGGCGCAGGGCACCATCTACCCGGACGTGATCGAGTCGGCCGGCAGCAAGACCGGCAAGGCGCATGTGATCAAGAGCCACCACAACGTGGGCGGCCTGCCGGAGCACATGAAGCTGGGCCTGGTGGAGCCGCTGCGCGAGCTGTTCAAGGACGAAGTGCGCCGCCTGGGCGTTGAGCTGGGCCTGCCGCGCACCATGGTCTACCGCCATCCGTTCCCGGGCCCGGGCCTGGGCGTGCGTATTCTGGGCGAGGTGAAGCGCGAATACGCCGAACTGCTGGCCAAGGCCGATGCCATCTTCATTGATGAGCTGCGCAAGGCGGATCTGTACGACAAGACCAGCCAGGCGTTCGCCGTGTTCCTGCCGGTGAAGTCGGTGGGCGTGGTGGGTGATGCGCGCGCTTATGAGTGGGTGATTGCGCTGCGGGCCGTGGAGACGATCGATTTCATGACCGCGCATTGGGCGCATCTGCCGTATGAGTTCCTGGGGACGGTGAGCAACCGGATCATCAATGAGTTGCGGGGGGTGTCGCGGGTGGTCTATGACATCTCGGGGAAGCCGCCGGCTACTATTGAGTGGGAATGA
- a CDS encoding phosphotransferase, with product MNDITATACDVIPVNFHLRLAPQKDAHDGLLRTRMDLVRTFSQQYRNGKIADVQLYPVERAGKSGSEVFYLDVSLREQSFPVRFIAKFQDRTKTEKEAQAAEQAEDARLCSGIYSFLHESENLGIIVYKLAAAPDHTEFRGFFLDESNTDSDCVTALRSALQLVGKFHNSQAPKKKMVDDYRKYVERPSRPLLKLTALINAESDEQALSNLAKSVLSGYEKICREYNVDVHGYLVHGDLHARNLMISKENPARTELIDFDWVHFGHPAKDFVLMEITIKYMLLAEFVSRTVRKTPGCEENPHISVKCIRSFEKFLVNGGMDLPPIASMTAAVLTEETPAIQRIAITRAYGCLAEIRRSANSVLNEYCNHDSDVLSPYDHYLVSSYLVTCGLLAIQDVNHIPAMIGLSAISEHLNAKDSSRNR from the coding sequence GTGAACGACATCACAGCAACCGCTTGCGATGTCATCCCAGTGAACTTCCATCTTCGGCTTGCGCCTCAAAAGGATGCTCACGACGGACTGCTACGAACTCGCATGGATTTAGTTCGCACTTTCTCTCAACAGTACAGAAACGGGAAGATTGCAGACGTCCAACTCTACCCGGTCGAGAGAGCGGGCAAGAGCGGAAGCGAAGTTTTCTATCTTGATGTTTCACTTAGGGAGCAGAGCTTCCCAGTCAGATTTATTGCGAAATTCCAAGACAGGACCAAGACAGAAAAGGAAGCCCAAGCCGCAGAGCAAGCAGAGGATGCTCGTCTTTGCAGTGGAATCTATTCTTTTTTACATGAATCTGAAAACTTGGGAATCATCGTCTACAAGCTAGCTGCCGCGCCTGATCATACAGAATTTCGCGGCTTCTTTTTAGACGAAAGCAACACCGATAGTGATTGCGTTACTGCGTTACGCTCGGCGCTCCAGCTCGTGGGGAAGTTCCATAATTCCCAAGCACCCAAGAAGAAGATGGTCGACGACTACAGAAAATATGTCGAGCGACCCAGTCGGCCACTACTTAAGCTTACGGCCCTTATCAATGCGGAAAGCGATGAGCAAGCTCTGTCTAATCTGGCAAAATCCGTTCTCTCTGGATACGAAAAAATCTGTAGAGAATATAATGTTGATGTTCACGGCTACTTGGTCCACGGAGACCTTCACGCTCGCAACCTAATGATAAGCAAGGAAAATCCAGCAAGGACAGAGTTAATTGACTTTGATTGGGTTCATTTTGGACACCCCGCAAAGGACTTTGTCCTCATGGAGATAACCATAAAGTACATGTTGCTGGCGGAATTTGTATCAAGAACTGTACGCAAAACACCGGGATGCGAAGAAAATCCGCACATTAGCGTGAAATGCATAAGATCGTTCGAGAAATTTCTCGTGAATGGCGGCATGGACTTGCCTCCAATTGCGAGCATGACTGCAGCAGTTCTAACCGAGGAAACACCGGCGATTCAGCGAATCGCGATTACTAGGGCCTATGGCTGCCTTGCTGAAATTAGAAGATCCGCAAATTCAGTTCTTAATGAATACTGCAATCATGATTCGGATGTGCTTAGCCCCTACGATCACTACCTAGTTTCTTCATACCTAGTTACCTGCGGATTACTTGCGATCCAGGACGTTAATCACATTCCTGCAATGATTGGACTCTCCGCCATCTCTGAGCATCTCAATGCCAAAGACTCTAGCCGAAATAGGTGA
- a CDS encoding LysR family transcriptional regulator has protein sequence MSRKFDYLGDVEVFLAVVEHGSFTAGAVALSTTPSVLSRAVTRLEARLGRQLLQRTTRRVGLTDAGRLYLEQVRTAFGLLDDAERDVLAQDGALAGRVRLSVPTTYGHYRLPPVLARFAQQYPQVQVELNITNRNVDLVAEGFDVAIRLGQLPDSGLVARKLEDAPLLLVAAPDYLKRRGTPQTLDDLQQHLCLPFVMPRTGRLAPWIFRDGGRDVDWLPRSSIETSDDVLGVVSLAEQGIGICQSYEFIVRERLRRGQLVEVLPQLRGRSRPFSVIYAPHRRQSAAARAMIELLVGNAAEDSVG, from the coding sequence ATGAGCCGCAAGTTCGACTACCTGGGCGATGTGGAGGTGTTCCTGGCAGTGGTGGAACACGGCTCGTTCACGGCCGGCGCCGTGGCGCTGTCCACCACGCCCTCGGTGCTGAGCCGCGCGGTCACCCGCCTGGAAGCGCGGCTGGGCCGGCAGCTGCTGCAGCGGACCACCCGCCGCGTGGGCCTGACCGACGCCGGGCGGCTGTATCTGGAACAGGTGCGCACCGCCTTCGGCCTGCTGGACGACGCCGAGCGCGACGTACTGGCCCAGGACGGTGCGCTGGCCGGCCGCGTGCGCCTGAGCGTACCCACCACCTATGGCCACTACCGGCTGCCGCCCGTGCTGGCGCGCTTTGCGCAGCAGTACCCGCAGGTGCAGGTGGAACTGAACATCACCAACCGCAACGTGGACCTGGTGGCCGAAGGCTTCGACGTGGCCATCCGCCTGGGCCAGCTGCCGGACAGCGGGCTGGTGGCGCGCAAGCTGGAAGACGCCCCGCTGCTGCTGGTGGCCGCGCCGGACTACCTGAAGCGTCGCGGCACGCCGCAGACGCTGGACGACCTGCAGCAGCACCTGTGCCTGCCCTTCGTGATGCCGCGCACCGGGCGGCTGGCGCCGTGGATATTCCGCGACGGTGGGCGCGACGTGGACTGGCTGCCGCGCTCGTCCATCGAGACCTCCGACGATGTGCTGGGTGTGGTGTCGCTGGCCGAACAGGGCATCGGCATCTGCCAGAGCTATGAGTTCATCGTGCGCGAGCGGTTGCGGCGCGGGCAGCTGGTGGAAGTGCTGCCGCAGCTGCGGGGGCGGTCGCGGCCGTTCTCGGTGATCTATGCGCCGCATCGGCGGCAGTCGGCGGCGGCGCGGGCGATGATTGAGTTGCTGGTGGGGAATGCGGCTGAGGATAGTGTCGGTTGA
- a CDS encoding thiamine-phosphate kinase gives MPKTLAEIGELCLLENFIQPFVTGEDNTAGDDCAHVTLENKKLLWSMDPCPTPVAALLGVATPGTWGWYTATINISDIAACGGVPLGLLVSLELRDDTDVSFVQEFQEGLRDALNQYGAPLLGGNVKSAPRFSATGTVLGISGSFPVTRSIEGSAFDAFLIGECGHFWAGVMGYAKGWGLTSNHERKRLEDAVLRPQAKIDAGLKLSSLGIPIACMDCSDGAANALFQLAQKNSIDLALEDAPDWAIRDSARSLLLSHEVRVENACYQFGDWQLACIVRREDRDLFVREMKEFALTYMGSGITGFPSVRTLTGTRLNPQSLNQNFSGGYNSITGIEDLITRFMSPQIFI, from the coding sequence ATGCCAAAGACTCTAGCCGAAATAGGTGAACTGTGTCTGCTGGAAAATTTCATTCAACCGTTCGTAACCGGTGAAGATAATACTGCGGGAGATGACTGCGCTCATGTCACACTAGAGAACAAGAAGCTCTTATGGTCGATGGATCCTTGCCCAACGCCAGTAGCGGCTCTATTAGGTGTTGCAACACCCGGCACTTGGGGTTGGTACACAGCAACGATTAATATCTCTGATATTGCAGCTTGTGGCGGGGTTCCTCTAGGTCTTTTAGTCTCTCTAGAATTAAGAGACGACACTGACGTCAGCTTCGTTCAAGAATTCCAAGAGGGGCTCCGGGATGCATTGAATCAGTACGGGGCACCACTACTGGGGGGGAACGTAAAAAGTGCCCCCAGGTTCTCTGCTACGGGAACAGTCCTGGGAATCTCAGGATCATTTCCAGTCACTCGCTCAATCGAAGGAAGCGCTTTTGACGCATTCCTGATTGGAGAGTGCGGACACTTCTGGGCCGGCGTCATGGGCTACGCAAAGGGCTGGGGTCTCACATCCAACCATGAACGTAAACGGCTGGAAGATGCAGTTCTACGACCTCAAGCGAAGATTGACGCAGGCCTCAAGCTCTCTTCGCTGGGAATACCGATTGCATGCATGGATTGCTCCGATGGAGCTGCCAACGCACTGTTCCAACTTGCGCAGAAGAATTCAATTGATCTCGCACTGGAAGACGCACCCGACTGGGCCATACGAGATAGCGCGCGCTCATTACTACTTTCGCACGAAGTTCGAGTGGAAAATGCTTGCTATCAATTCGGTGACTGGCAATTGGCGTGCATAGTCCGTCGTGAAGATCGCGATCTTTTCGTCAGGGAGATGAAAGAGTTTGCGCTGACATACATGGGTTCGGGTATCACGGGTTTCCCAAGCGTTAGAACCTTGACCGGCACACGACTCAACCCCCAGTCACTAAATCAGAACTTCTCAGGTGGCTACAACTCAATCACTGGAATTGAAGATCTGATCACGAGATTCATGTCACCCCAAATTTTTATTTAA
- a CDS encoding ASCH domain-containing protein, with product MKVLLSIKPEYAEKILDGRKRFEFRKAMPRIQGVKTVVIYATMPVGKVVGEFEIDECISCRPRELWAIASEFSGISRAFFNSYFKGRATAHAFKVASAKRYEFPLDLIDLIGTTAAPQSFRYLA from the coding sequence ATGAAAGTCTTATTGTCAATCAAGCCTGAGTATGCCGAGAAGATTCTGGACGGGCGTAAGCGATTCGAATTTAGAAAAGCTATGCCCAGGATTCAGGGAGTCAAGACCGTCGTGATATACGCGACGATGCCTGTCGGTAAGGTTGTAGGTGAATTTGAGATTGATGAATGCATTTCTTGCCGTCCAAGGGAGCTCTGGGCAATAGCTTCAGAGTTCTCTGGCATAAGTAGGGCATTCTTTAACTCGTACTTCAAGGGGCGTGCTACGGCGCATGCCTTTAAGGTGGCGTCGGCGAAGCGTTATGAGTTTCCTTTGGATTTGATCGACTTGATCGGCACGACCGCAGCACCACAATCATTTCGCTATTTGGCCTAG
- a CDS encoding ArsR/SmtB family transcription factor: MDPDKVFKALADPTRRTLLDLLCANNGQTLGQLCEHLQMTRQSATQHLGLLEDANLISTVRRGREKLHFINPVPLHDIYERWVRKFEQQRLSLLHDLKRELEGE, from the coding sequence ATGGATCCAGACAAGGTCTTCAAAGCCCTGGCCGATCCCACCCGCAGGACCCTGCTGGATCTGCTCTGTGCCAACAACGGCCAGACCCTGGGCCAGCTGTGCGAGCACCTGCAGATGACCCGGCAGTCGGCCACCCAGCATCTGGGCCTGCTGGAGGACGCCAACCTGATCAGCACCGTGCGGCGTGGCCGCGAGAAGCTGCACTTCATCAACCCTGTGCCATTGCACGACATCTACGAACGCTGGGTACGCAAGTTCGAACAGCAGCGCCTGAGCCTGCTGCATGACCTGAAACGAGAACTGGAAGGAGAATGA
- a CDS encoding 5' nucleotidase, NT5C type — MNADDVKTMPVMDPLANQHTGGSSASRRTIYVDLDGVMADFDAAFPTLFGLDHRLLADDEMWKHINNHPSFFRDLPPMQGAVEFFHSIHHLNPVILTACPKSNYPLAAMQKRQWVREHLSATCLVLPVLGGRHKPLFMHQPGDVLIDDFEANCDAWTAAGGVAIRHSGDWAMTRHALSEIEDLSATALVAG, encoded by the coding sequence ATGAACGCTGATGATGTGAAGACGATGCCGGTGATGGACCCGCTCGCCAACCAACACACAGGTGGATCGAGTGCATCCAGACGCACAATCTATGTAGATCTTGATGGCGTGATGGCCGATTTCGACGCGGCATTTCCCACCCTGTTTGGCTTGGACCATCGCTTGCTTGCCGACGATGAGATGTGGAAGCACATCAACAATCACCCGTCGTTTTTCCGCGACCTTCCGCCGATGCAGGGTGCAGTGGAATTCTTCCACAGCATCCACCACTTGAACCCGGTGATTCTCACTGCCTGCCCGAAATCGAACTATCCGCTCGCCGCGATGCAGAAGCGGCAGTGGGTCCGCGAACACCTGTCAGCAACCTGCCTGGTGTTGCCTGTGCTCGGCGGCAGGCACAAACCTCTTTTCATGCACCAGCCGGGCGATGTTCTGATCGATGATTTCGAAGCGAACTGTGATGCCTGGACAGCGGCGGGAGGCGTGGCGATCAGGCACTCCGGCGATTGGGCCATGACGCGCCACGCGCTTTCCGAAATAGAAGATCTGTCAGCAACAGCGCTCGTGGCGGGCTGA